One stretch of Candidatus Brocadiaceae bacterium DNA includes these proteins:
- a CDS encoding DUF6444 domain-containing protein — protein sequence MTINNINIDATLEKVKKLLSEEKELSPTMRSMVELLVVLVTLLANRLNVNSSNSSKPPSSDPNRKRVRKENGEKKPGGQKGRVGVTLQKVEEPDKVEVIKIDRRKLPPGNYRRQVMNHGRYSILIFQES from the coding sequence TTGACGATAAACAACATTAATATTGATGCAACGCTCGAAAAAGTGAAGAAACTTCTTTCTGAAGAGAAAGAGTTGTCACCAACCATGCGGTCTATGGTTGAGCTGCTGGTAGTACTGGTGACGTTACTGGCAAATCGCTTAAACGTGAACAGTAGTAATAGTAGCAAGCCGCCATCAAGTGATCCGAATCGCAAGAGAGTGCGCAAGGAGAACGGGGAGAAAAAGCCAGGCGGTCAAAAAGGTCGTGTGGGTGTAACCCTTCAAAAGGTCGAGGAGCCAGATAAGGTTGAGGTCATCAAAATTGACCGGAGAAAACTCCCGCCGGGAAACTATAGGAGGCAGGTTATGAATCACGGCAGGTATTCGATATTGATATTTCAAGAATCGTAA
- a CDS encoding MFS transporter, with product MAASTIGIICSAPGQTIGVSAFTDSLIEVLHVSRVQLTTAYLIGTAASGFLLPWGGRLYDRLGSRLMFVASALLLGMILLFLSAIDTATQAVSSLLGSETTHSTALGLLIISFLLLRFSGQGMMTMISRNMVGKWFHRRLGTVSGITGVAISGGFTGSIYVFNYCVQSFGWKKTWFFLGLTMGLGIAFFGWLFYRDNPEECGLIKDEFLNSKNPAVETSSPAPQIAFTLRQAQRTIAFWAVTIALSIQALAITGITFHINSIGHAAGKSIQESISLFPPVMIISIIAGVVVGWSCARAPLKYLIMIMMIFQLLGFFGMTDFGTAKGHWMATIGLGVSGGFFGPLSTVAIPHFFGLKHLGAISGKMTSGMVVASGLGPLLLAWSVHYQESYNPAFYLFMLLPFILFFVAFKANHPQAHQV from the coding sequence GTGGCGGCAAGCACCATAGGGATTATCTGCAGCGCTCCGGGACAAACTATCGGAGTCAGCGCTTTTACCGATTCTCTGATCGAAGTCCTGCACGTATCACGCGTACAACTGACAACAGCCTATTTAATTGGAACGGCAGCAAGCGGATTCCTTCTGCCCTGGGGAGGCAGATTATACGATCGCCTTGGTTCTCGTCTCATGTTTGTGGCTTCCGCCCTCCTGCTGGGAATGATTTTGTTATTTCTGAGCGCCATTGATACTGCTACCCAGGCCGTTTCATCTCTCCTGGGATCTGAAACAACACACTCTACAGCTCTGGGGCTCCTTATAATAAGTTTTCTTTTATTGCGTTTCAGTGGCCAGGGAATGATGACTATGATCAGCAGGAACATGGTGGGGAAATGGTTTCACAGGCGCCTCGGCACAGTCTCAGGAATTACCGGCGTGGCCATCAGCGGCGGATTCACCGGCTCCATTTACGTTTTTAATTATTGCGTTCAGTCATTTGGATGGAAGAAAACCTGGTTCTTCCTCGGGCTAACCATGGGACTCGGCATTGCTTTTTTCGGATGGCTCTTTTACCGGGACAATCCGGAAGAGTGTGGTCTCATCAAGGATGAATTTCTTAATTCCAAAAATCCTGCCGTGGAAACATCATCACCTGCGCCTCAAATTGCTTTTACTTTACGTCAAGCGCAGAGAACTATTGCATTTTGGGCCGTGACTATCGCCCTGTCCATTCAAGCCCTTGCGATAACCGGAATTACCTTTCATATTAATTCCATTGGCCATGCGGCAGGCAAGTCCATTCAAGAATCAATCTCACTCTTCCCACCTGTAATGATTATCAGTATTATAGCAGGCGTTGTGGTCGGTTGGTCTTGCGCCAGGGCGCCTCTAAAATATCTTATTATGATAATGATGATCTTTCAACTCCTTGGTTTTTTCGGTATGACGGACTTCGGAACGGCAAAAGGACATTGGATGGCAACAATTGGCTTAGGAGTCAGCGGCGGTTTTTTTGGTCCTTTGTCCACGGTCGCCATACCTCATTTTTTTGGTTTAAAACACCTGGGGGCAATTTCGGGGAAGATGACTTCCGGCATGGTAGTCGCAAGTGGTTTAGGCCCACTGCTTTTGGCATGGTCCGTTCATTACCAGGAATCGTATAATCCTGCCTTTTACTTGTTTATGCTACTCCCCTTTATTCTATTTTTTGTGGCCTTTAAGGCAAATCATCCGCAAGCTCACCAGGTATGA
- a CDS encoding formate--tetrahydrofolate ligase, with translation MALDPTKHADWEIAEEAETRMKTVYQLAEQLGLEKEELLPHGHYVAKIDFKKVLSRVENKPDGKFIDVTAITPTPLGEGKSTSTIGLIQGLGKRGKKVVGAIRQPSGGPTMNIKGSAAGGGLSQCIPLTPFSLGLTGDINAIMNAHNLAMVALTSRMQHEFNYDDATLARKNLRRLNIDPARVEMKWIMDFCAQALRDIIIGIGGKMDGFMMQSGFAIAVSSEIMAILSVAKDLKDMRERMGKIVVAYDKSGNPVTTADLEVDGAMTAWMVDALNPNLMQTIEGQPVFVHAGPFANIAIGQSSIVADRLGLKLGDYHVTESGFGADIGFEKFWNLKCRFSGNKPNAAVVVATVRALKCHGGAPVPVPGQPLDPCYKEENVGWVEKGTENLIHLINVVKKAGINPVVCINAFYTDTEAETSAIRRLAEGAGARVALSKHWEKGGEGALELADAVVDACNEKNNFKFLYELDTPLRARIELIAEQVYGADGVDYTPEAMAKAKAMEADPEVARMGTCMVKTHLSLTDNPNIKGAPKNWRLNIRDILTFKGAGFVVPIAGGIKLMPGTCSDPAYRRVDVDVETGKVKGLF, from the coding sequence ATGGCGTTGGATCCCACGAAGCACGCGGATTGGGAAATAGCGGAAGAGGCAGAGACTCGGATGAAGACGGTGTATCAGTTGGCGGAGCAGCTTGGTCTGGAGAAAGAAGAGCTTCTTCCCCACGGTCACTACGTGGCTAAGATTGATTTTAAGAAGGTTTTAAGCCGGGTTGAAAACAAGCCGGACGGCAAGTTCATAGACGTGACCGCTATTACACCGACTCCTCTTGGTGAAGGGAAATCGACCTCCACGATAGGCTTGATCCAGGGGCTGGGTAAAAGAGGGAAAAAGGTAGTTGGAGCCATTCGTCAGCCTTCGGGTGGTCCCACGATGAATATTAAAGGTTCCGCCGCCGGCGGCGGCCTTTCCCAGTGTATTCCTCTTACGCCTTTTTCTCTGGGTTTGACCGGCGATATTAACGCTATCATGAACGCGCATAACCTGGCCATGGTGGCGCTTACCTCGAGGATGCAGCATGAATTTAATTATGACGATGCGACGTTGGCGAGGAAAAACCTCAGGCGTTTGAATATAGACCCCGCGCGGGTAGAAATGAAGTGGATCATGGATTTTTGTGCCCAGGCGCTGAGAGATATTATTATCGGTATCGGCGGAAAGATGGATGGGTTCATGATGCAATCCGGATTTGCCATTGCGGTTTCTTCTGAGATTATGGCAATTTTGTCCGTGGCAAAGGACTTGAAGGACATGCGTGAGCGGATGGGAAAGATCGTGGTTGCCTATGATAAATCGGGCAATCCGGTTACCACCGCCGACCTGGAGGTGGATGGGGCGATGACCGCCTGGATGGTGGATGCGCTGAATCCGAATTTGATGCAGACCATCGAGGGCCAGCCGGTATTTGTGCATGCCGGGCCGTTTGCCAATATTGCAATTGGTCAGTCTTCGATAGTGGCGGACAGGCTTGGATTGAAGTTGGGTGATTACCATGTCACCGAGTCCGGTTTTGGGGCGGACATTGGGTTTGAAAAGTTCTGGAATCTGAAATGCCGCTTTTCGGGGAACAAACCGAATGCTGCGGTAGTGGTCGCGACAGTTCGGGCGCTGAAGTGTCATGGTGGCGCTCCGGTTCCGGTTCCCGGGCAGCCGCTGGACCCCTGTTATAAGGAAGAAAACGTTGGTTGGGTGGAAAAGGGAACAGAAAACTTAATTCATCTCATTAATGTGGTGAAGAAGGCGGGGATTAATCCGGTAGTGTGCATTAACGCCTTTTATACGGATACGGAGGCTGAAACGAGTGCTATCCGCAGGCTTGCGGAGGGCGCCGGGGCGCGGGTAGCCCTTTCAAAGCACTGGGAAAAGGGTGGCGAGGGTGCGCTGGAGTTGGCCGATGCGGTGGTGGATGCCTGCAATGAGAAGAATAATTTTAAGTTTCTCTATGAGCTGGATACGCCGTTACGGGCTCGTATTGAGCTGATTGCGGAGCAGGTGTACGGCGCGGATGGCGTTGACTATACCCCTGAGGCAATGGCGAAGGCCAAGGCGATGGAGGCTGACCCTGAAGTTGCCCGGATGGGGACTTGCATGGTGAAGACTCACCTGTCTCTGACCGATAATCCGAATATAAAAGGCGCGCCGAAGAATTGGAGACTGAACATAAGGGACATCCTGACTTTCAAAGGAGCGGGTTTTGTGGTGCCTATAGCCGGAGGCATCAAGCTCATGCCGGGCACGTGTTCCGACCCTGCGTACCGCCGTGTGGATGTGGATGTGGAAACCGGGAAGGTGAAAGGGCTGTTTTAA
- a CDS encoding NAD(P)H-dependent oxidoreductase subunit E has product MDKLETCDDLERLRKSLVSEESKEKIRILICTTGCRALGAEEVYRTFQAEIENQSLADKVEIIDTGCQGLCTRAPVLTIEPMGVFYGRVTENDVHEIISRTVLKGEVIERLCYTQEGKRIPYIKDIDFYRKQKKLVLRNCGSINPKNINDYIKRNGYAAISKALSGMSAEDVIHEVVSSGLRGRGGAGFPTGKKWELAKNAKGDVKYVICNGDEGDPGAFMDRAVLEGDPHSVIEGMLICAYAIGSGKGIIYVREEYPIAVEHLNIAVDNARSLGLLGENILGSGFCFDIEVKMGAGAFVCGEETALIASIEGRRGMPCPRPPYPSTSGLWGKPTNINNVETLANIPVIIFEGADSYRSIGTETSKGTKIFALAGNVNNTGLVEVPMGTSLREIVFDIGGGIPKRKQFKAAQMGGPSGGCVPEKYLDTPIDYESVKEIGAIMGSGGLIIMDDSTSMVEIARYFMEFCQNESCGKCTPCRVGTQRMLEILTRILAGEGKKEDLSLLSELAEVTRNSSLCGLGQTSANPVISTLYYFQNEYEELIAEKV; this is encoded by the coding sequence ATGGATAAATTGGAAACCTGCGACGACCTTGAAAGGCTTAGGAAATCTTTAGTATCTGAGGAAAGCAAAGAGAAGATACGCATCTTAATTTGTACAACGGGTTGCAGGGCTCTCGGGGCGGAAGAAGTATACAGAACGTTTCAGGCGGAGATTGAAAATCAGTCTCTCGCCGACAAGGTAGAAATTATCGACACAGGATGTCAGGGGCTTTGTACCAGGGCCCCGGTCTTAACGATAGAACCAATGGGAGTTTTTTACGGGAGGGTGACGGAAAATGATGTGCATGAAATTATTTCCCGGACGGTTCTTAAAGGAGAGGTAATTGAAAGGCTTTGTTATACGCAGGAAGGGAAACGCATACCTTACATCAAGGACATAGATTTTTACCGTAAACAAAAAAAATTGGTGCTGAGAAATTGTGGCTCCATAAATCCAAAAAACATAAATGATTACATTAAAAGAAATGGATATGCCGCTATTTCAAAGGCTCTTTCTGGCATGTCCGCGGAGGATGTCATCCATGAGGTGGTAAGCTCCGGATTAAGAGGCAGAGGCGGCGCAGGTTTTCCAACGGGAAAAAAATGGGAATTGGCAAAAAATGCAAAAGGTGATGTGAAATATGTTATCTGTAACGGGGATGAAGGTGATCCAGGAGCGTTTATGGACAGGGCCGTTCTTGAAGGTGATCCACATTCCGTAATTGAAGGGATGTTGATTTGTGCTTATGCAATAGGATCAGGTAAGGGAATTATATATGTGCGTGAAGAGTATCCTATCGCGGTTGAACACTTGAATATTGCTGTCGATAATGCAAGGTCTCTTGGACTGTTAGGAGAAAATATTTTAGGTTCCGGCTTTTGTTTCGATATAGAGGTAAAAATGGGCGCTGGCGCTTTTGTTTGCGGAGAGGAAACAGCGTTGATTGCTTCCATAGAGGGGCGGCGCGGCATGCCTTGTCCTCGTCCACCTTATCCGTCGACGAGTGGTCTTTGGGGAAAACCGACAAATATTAACAACGTAGAAACTTTGGCAAACATACCGGTAATTATTTTTGAAGGCGCTGATTCTTATCGTTCTATAGGCACTGAGACAAGTAAGGGCACGAAGATATTTGCGCTGGCAGGCAATGTAAATAATACAGGCCTTGTTGAGGTTCCCATGGGGACTTCACTCCGTGAAATTGTATTTGATATAGGCGGCGGCATTCCGAAAAGAAAACAATTTAAGGCTGCGCAGATGGGCGGGCCTTCAGGCGGTTGCGTTCCGGAGAAATATTTGGATACCCCGATTGATTATGAGTCGGTAAAAGAAATAGGGGCCATTATGGGTTCTGGCGGGCTTATTATTATGGACGATTCAACTTCTATGGTTGAAATTGCGCGCTATTTTATGGAATTTTGTCAGAATGAATCCTGTGGAAAGTGCACTCCCTGTAGGGTCGGAACGCAGAGGATGTTGGAAATCCTCACCCGCATATTGGCAGGGGAGGGCAAAAAAGAAGACCTCTCCCTGTTAAGTGAACTGGCAGAGGTTACCCGGAATTCATCTTTGTGCGGCCTGGGGCAAACGTCTGCGAATCCTGTGATTTCTACGTTATATTATTTTCAAAATGAATATGAAGAATTAATTGCTGAGAAAGTGTAA
- a CDS encoding 3'(2'),5'-bisphosphate nucleotidase CysQ: MINIQYDQFLLRTVLVAKRAGDAILEVYNSDFAVEQKDDKSPLTLADKRSHEVIVGMLKKRIKNENAECRDDYSSMPILSEEGRDIPFEDRRKWEYYWLVDPLDGTKEFVKRNGEFTVNIALMQRNRPVLGCIYVPVQDIFYFAAEGLGSYKLEDSEKVTDDLSVKELFDISRKLPLKKQEKNDTSCDNKKTNGENTPLTIIGSRSHTSKEVSEFVEHIKKQFGGVEFISAGSSLKFCLVAEGKADIYPRFGPTMEWDTAAGHVIVEQASGEVIDVHTKAPLQYNKRELLNPFFIVSREHLSSELEYVC; this comes from the coding sequence ATGATTAATATTCAATACGATCAATTTCTTTTGCGTACGGTTCTGGTGGCAAAACGTGCCGGTGATGCAATCCTGGAAGTCTATAATTCAGACTTTGCGGTTGAACAGAAAGATGACAAATCCCCCCTGACATTAGCAGACAAGCGTTCCCATGAAGTTATCGTGGGAATGCTGAAAAAAAGAATAAAGAACGAAAACGCTGAATGCCGGGATGATTATTCTTCAATGCCGATATTAAGTGAAGAAGGAAGAGATATTCCTTTTGAGGACAGGAGAAAATGGGAATATTATTGGCTTGTAGACCCTCTTGATGGAACAAAAGAATTCGTAAAGAGAAATGGAGAGTTTACGGTAAATATAGCGCTTATGCAGAGAAACAGACCGGTTCTCGGATGCATTTATGTGCCGGTACAGGATATTTTCTACTTTGCCGCTGAGGGCCTTGGCTCTTATAAACTGGAAGACAGTGAAAAGGTTACGGACGATTTGTCCGTAAAAGAGCTCTTTGATATATCGCGAAAGTTACCGCTAAAGAAACAGGAAAAAAACGATACTTCTTGTGATAATAAAAAGACAAACGGGGAAAACACTCCTCTTACGATCATCGGGAGCCGTTCGCATACGTCAAAAGAGGTCTCAGAATTTGTCGAGCACATTAAAAAACAATTTGGAGGAGTCGAATTTATTTCTGCGGGAAGTTCTCTTAAATTTTGTCTTGTCGCGGAGGGAAAAGCCGATATATATCCCAGATTCGGTCCTACCATGGAGTGGGACACCGCGGCAGGTCATGTTATTGTTGAACAGGCATCGGGAGAGGTCATAGATGTGCATACAAAAGCGCCTTTACAGTACAACAAACGTGAACTGTTAAATCCGTTTTTTATCGTCAGCAGAGAACATCTTTCCTCAGAACTTGAATATGTGTGCTGA
- a CDS encoding DUF2294 domain-containing protein, whose amino-acid sequence MSKTRGQIEAEISEAIIKFEKEYMGRGPLETKTYIIEDLILVRLRGVLTKAEYQLASTDGRSLIKKMRIALLEKGRPLLETVVESIIDQKIKSLHTDISTKTGEKIIIFTLDFPPKLE is encoded by the coding sequence ATGAGTAAGACCAGAGGGCAAATTGAAGCTGAGATAAGCGAAGCTATTATTAAGTTTGAAAAAGAATATATGGGGCGAGGTCCTTTGGAAACAAAAACATATATTATAGAAGATTTGATATTGGTGCGGCTAAGAGGTGTTCTCACAAAAGCAGAGTATCAGCTGGCCAGCACCGACGGACGTTCACTAATAAAAAAAATGCGCATAGCCTTGCTGGAAAAGGGGCGCCCACTCTTAGAAACCGTTGTGGAATCTATTATAGATCAAAAAATAAAGAGTTTGCATACCGATATTAGCACGAAAACAGGAGAAAAAATTATTATCTTTACGCTGGATTTTCCACCCAAGTTAGAATAG
- the ubiE gene encoding bifunctional demethylmenaquinone methyltransferase/2-methoxy-6-polyprenyl-1,4-benzoquinol methylase UbiE: protein MHVQNELMAKKGESIKKMFGSVAGVYDLLNTILSFNFDKSWRRYAVKVSHVSPDAMVLDVCAGTGDLAIAYSKVVNGKGRVIGSDFCHEMIRLANRKLTKKNLLGKISVIEADTLHLPFQDNYFQVSAVGFGIRNVSDLKAGITEMTRTTSPGGRVVILEFSQPTNPVFQRLYYFYFKRILPLIGKLLSRSTYDAYAYLPASVLNFPDRYGLKSQMESCGLEDVRIYARTFGIVTIHVGTKPCKS from the coding sequence ATGCATGTACAAAATGAATTAATGGCAAAAAAAGGCGAATCCATTAAAAAGATGTTCGGATCCGTTGCCGGCGTGTATGATCTTTTAAATACTATTTTAAGCTTCAACTTTGATAAAAGCTGGCGACGGTATGCCGTAAAGGTGAGCCATGTTTCGCCGGATGCTATGGTGCTTGACGTTTGCGCGGGTACGGGAGATCTCGCAATTGCATATTCAAAGGTGGTGAACGGTAAAGGGAGGGTCATCGGGAGTGATTTCTGTCATGAAATGATCAGGCTTGCAAACCGGAAACTGACAAAGAAAAACCTCCTGGGAAAAATATCAGTAATTGAGGCAGATACGCTCCATTTGCCATTTCAAGACAATTACTTCCAGGTGTCAGCGGTCGGATTCGGGATAAGAAATGTTTCCGATTTGAAGGCCGGAATTACTGAAATGACGCGGACAACGTCACCTGGTGGGCGGGTGGTTATTCTTGAGTTTTCACAGCCAACGAACCCCGTTTTTCAGAGATTGTACTATTTTTATTTTAAAAGGATACTTCCCCTGATAGGCAAGCTTCTTTCCCGGAGCACGTATGACGCGTATGCTTACCTGCCGGCATCGGTGCTCAATTTTCCTGATCGATATGGATTGAAGTCGCAAATGGAATCTTGTGGACTTGAGGATGTGCGAATTTATGCAAGGACCTTCGGCATTGTCACCATCCATGTCGGTACAAAACCCTGCAAGTCGTGA
- the nuoE gene encoding NADH-quinone oxidoreductase subunit NuoE — translation MKDNVTPDKTSAREVDLSRFRSIIAKYSDTTLSELVPVLQSLQDSYGYLPMEVLEELSASTGIPLSKIYGVVTFYAQFHLEPRGKHIVKLCSGTACHIKGAPDIEKRIADILQVEEGQTTQDYKFTYKAVACIGACFLAPVMMIDDRYYGKLTEEKTENILKNY, via the coding sequence ATGAAGGATAACGTGACTCCGGATAAAACCAGCGCGCGGGAAGTTGATTTATCTCGATTTCGTTCAATTATTGCAAAGTACAGCGATACGACGTTGAGTGAACTGGTTCCTGTTTTACAATCCTTGCAGGACTCTTATGGTTATTTGCCCATGGAAGTGTTGGAGGAACTATCGGCTTCCACCGGTATTCCATTGAGTAAAATATATGGGGTCGTTACTTTTTATGCTCAATTTCACCTTGAACCACGCGGCAAACATATCGTTAAGCTTTGTTCTGGCACGGCCTGTCATATCAAAGGCGCTCCAGATATAGAAAAGAGAATTGCTGATATTCTTCAGGTGGAGGAGGGACAAACAACGCAGGATTATAAATTTACCTACAAGGCAGTTGCATGCATTGGCGCCTGTTTTTTGGCTCCGGTAATGATGATAGACGATAGGTATTATGGAAAATTAACAGAAGAAAAAACGGAGAATATTCTTAAGAATTATTAA